A single region of the Deltaproteobacteria bacterium genome encodes:
- a CDS encoding long-chain-fatty-acid--CoA ligase: MPKLLVGDALRATARKLPNKTAFVFKDQRCTFREFEERVNRLANGLLAQGYQPGDHIAILAYNCIEYYEILFALAKLGLVAVPINFRLKAEEINYVINQGDAKALIYESCFREVFRPVRPGFEKVKGFFVFGGPGDDRDLEYERLLTASSPVDPKVDVSETTTWYIGYTSGTTGRPKGAMRSHRSNIILVANGIYADQDTVTLLIMPIFHFNSITFGLGDVYQGATTVIYPSGGFDGREILELIEKEKVTFSSMVPTMYSVILQVPDKDRFETGSLKKLLTSSAPLMTKTKEQILDFFKGAELYEGYGSTETAGVTTLWPKDQYRKVRSCGQANPFCRILLINSQGEECAPGEVGELYAVSPGLFEGYYKDPEKTAQAFLGEYATVGDMATRDEEGYYYIVDRKNDMIISGGENIYPTEIDDLLSKHPKIYQAAVIGVPDEKWGEAVKAAIVCKPGESLSEKEVIAYCKEHLAGYKCPKTVDFWETLPLNPMGKILKREIRNKYWKGQEVKI; encoded by the coding sequence ATGCCGAAGCTTTTAGTCGGTGACGCCTTAAGAGCTACAGCCCGAAAACTTCCCAACAAGACCGCCTTTGTTTTTAAAGACCAGCGGTGCACTTTTCGGGAATTCGAGGAACGGGTCAATCGCCTGGCCAACGGCCTTTTGGCCCAGGGCTATCAGCCGGGCGATCACATCGCCATCCTGGCTTACAACTGTATCGAGTATTATGAGATCCTTTTCGCCCTGGCCAAGCTTGGGCTAGTGGCCGTACCGATCAATTTCCGCCTAAAGGCCGAAGAGATCAACTACGTGATCAATCAGGGCGATGCCAAGGCCTTGATTTACGAGTCCTGTTTCCGGGAGGTCTTTCGCCCTGTGCGCCCGGGGTTTGAAAAAGTAAAAGGATTTTTTGTTTTCGGAGGACCCGGCGATGACAGGGATCTGGAATACGAAAGGCTCTTGACCGCCTCCAGTCCCGTTGATCCGAAGGTGGACGTTTCTGAAACCACCACCTGGTATATCGGTTATACCTCAGGCACTACCGGCCGGCCTAAAGGGGCCATGCGTTCCCACCGCTCCAACATCATTTTGGTGGCCAACGGCATCTATGCCGACCAGGATACCGTCACGCTCCTGATTATGCCCATCTTCCATTTCAATTCCATTACCTTCGGTCTGGGCGATGTGTATCAAGGGGCCACCACGGTGATCTATCCTTCCGGCGGGTTTGACGGCCGGGAAATCCTTGAGCTCATCGAAAAGGAAAAAGTCACCTTCTCTTCCATGGTCCCGACCATGTACTCGGTTATCTTACAGGTCCCGGATAAGGACCGCTTTGAAACAGGCTCCCTGAAAAAACTCCTGACCTCTTCGGCGCCCCTCATGACCAAGACCAAGGAACAGATTCTGGATTTCTTTAAAGGGGCTGAATTATATGAGGGCTATGGGTCCACCGAGACCGCCGGGGTAACCACGTTATGGCCTAAAGACCAGTACCGCAAGGTCAGGAGCTGCGGGCAGGCCAACCCCTTTTGTCGGATCCTGTTGATCAACTCTCAGGGCGAGGAATGCGCCCCGGGGGAGGTGGGGGAACTCTATGCCGTCTCACCCGGCCTGTTTGAGGGCTATTATAAGGATCCGGAAAAAACGGCCCAGGCCTTTCTGGGCGAATATGCAACGGTGGGCGACATGGCTACCCGGGATGAGGAAGGCTATTACTATATTGTGGATCGTAAGAACGACATGATCATCTCCGGCGGTGAAAATATCTATCCTACTGAAATCGACGACCTCCTTTCCAAGCACCCCAAGATATATCAAGCCGCGGTGATCGGTGTTCCGGACGAGAAGTGGGGGGAAGCGGTCAAGGCCGCGATTGTTTGTAAGCCCGGGGAAAGCCTGAGCGAGAAGGAAGTCATTGCCTATTGCAAGGAGCATCTGGCCGGCTATAAATGCCCCAAGACCGTGGATTTCTGGGAAACCCTGCCCTTAAACCCCATGGGCAAGATCTTGAAACGGGAGATCCGCAATAAATACTGGAAAGGCCAGGAAGTTAAAATCTGA
- a CDS encoding 2-hydroxyglutaryl-CoA dehydratase yields MFFAGIDIGSAASKAVILNEHKIIAAHTIETGPESKGSAETVMQGILAKSGLSQGDIHFLVATGYGRINVPWAQEIITEIACHARGVHFLFPQARTILDMGGQDCKAIRIDDRGNHVSFAMNDKCAAGTGRFLEVMAVQLKVPLAEIGPLSMEAAEDTRISNICTVFARSEVARHLRRGTPKADILGGLHAATADRAFGLLKRVGLKADFVISGGIAKNIGVVKRVEARVGLPAFISEDPQIIGALGAAIFAREKGL; encoded by the coding sequence ATGTTTTTTGCCGGAATAGACATTGGTTCAGCGGCCTCCAAGGCCGTGATCCTCAATGAACATAAAATAATCGCCGCCCACACCATCGAGACCGGACCGGAAAGCAAAGGTTCGGCCGAAACCGTAATGCAGGGGATTCTGGCCAAGAGCGGTCTGAGTCAAGGGGACATCCATTTTCTGGTGGCCACCGGCTATGGACGGATCAATGTGCCCTGGGCCCAGGAGATTATCACCGAAATCGCCTGCCACGCCCGGGGAGTCCACTTTCTTTTCCCCCAGGCCCGGACCATTCTGGATATGGGAGGACAGGATTGCAAGGCCATTCGAATCGATGACAGGGGAAATCATGTCTCCTTTGCCATGAACGATAAATGTGCGGCCGGGACCGGTCGATTTTTAGAGGTTATGGCCGTTCAACTCAAGGTCCCCCTGGCGGAAATCGGACCTCTCTCCATGGAGGCAGCGGAAGACACCAGGATCAGCAATATCTGTACGGTCTTCGCCCGCTCCGAAGTGGCCCGTCATCTTCGCCGGGGGACCCCCAAGGCCGATATCCTCGGGGGTCTCCACGCCGCCACGGCAGATCGGGCATTCGGGCTCCTCAAACGGGTGGGGCTGAAGGCCGATTTCGTTATCTCCGGCGGGATCGCCAAAAACATCGGAGTGGTCAAAAGGGTGGAAGCCCGGGTCGGTCTGCCGGCTTTTATCTCGGAAGACCCCCAAATCATCGGAGCCCTGGGTGCCGCCATCTTCGCCCGGGAGAAGGGCCTGTAA
- a CDS encoding Hsp70 family protein — protein sequence MLFAGIDVGAQSVKAVLFDGQKVLGRRVWITEEEADTAARRIYGDLLEELDLRPEDVERVMATGWGAGEVSFADGKSSEQICAAKGSRFLVSTARTVVDMGAEGCRVMKLAPDGTLEDFTNNAKCASGTGSFIELGAVYLKVPLEQMGALSLTADGLAEVSSTCAVFAESVIISNIHAGETPERIAAGIHQAAAARIWELIGRVGLVEDIVLVGGAALNPGLIKTLEKMTGKVMAVPEHPRSVMALGAAIQASLKKGSRIKKGSSWKAQS from the coding sequence AGGTCCTGGGCCGAAGAGTTTGGATCACCGAAGAAGAGGCCGATACGGCCGCCCGAAGGATTTATGGAGACCTGCTGGAGGAACTGGACTTAAGGCCGGAAGACGTGGAAAGGGTCATGGCCACGGGCTGGGGTGCCGGGGAGGTTTCCTTTGCCGATGGAAAAAGCTCTGAGCAGATCTGTGCCGCTAAGGGGAGCAGGTTTTTGGTTTCAACGGCCCGGACGGTCGTCGATATGGGCGCAGAAGGCTGCCGGGTGATGAAGCTGGCGCCGGACGGGACCCTGGAAGATTTTACCAACAATGCCAAGTGCGCTTCCGGAACCGGTTCTTTTATCGAGCTGGGGGCTGTTTATCTCAAGGTTCCCCTCGAGCAAATGGGGGCCTTGTCCCTGACCGCCGATGGCCTGGCCGAAGTCAGCAGTACCTGTGCGGTTTTCGCCGAATCGGTCATCATCTCCAATATTCATGCCGGTGAAACGCCGGAACGGATCGCGGCCGGGATCCATCAGGCCGCAGCCGCCAGGATATGGGAACTGATCGGTCGAGTGGGCCTGGTGGAAGATATTGTCCTGGTCGGGGGGGCGGCCCTGAATCCGGGTTTGATTAAAACTCTGGAGAAAATGACCGGAAAGGTCATGGCCGTTCCGGAACATCCCCGCAGTGTTATGGCCCTTGGGGCGGCCATTCAGGCTTCTCTGAAAAAAGGGAGCAGGATAAAAAAAGGGTCAAGCTGGAAGGCTCAAAGCTAA